A single Vigna radiata var. radiata cultivar VC1973A chromosome 8, Vradiata_ver6, whole genome shotgun sequence DNA region contains:
- the LOC106772336 gene encoding transcription factor TGA6 has product MPSFNPQLPNSNACYTEGSAVDSFRLSDFDQSVGYRIEDAVALSGNSILDSLKVSSQTISRGVIQLGSFDKLPTSLDKSILTNQTEQQSLQFQKVQTSTLVTVDTEHQEEFAMADASPRTDISTDADTDDKNPQFDRSQALAAVASDSSDRSKDKTDQKTLRRLAQNREAARKSRLRKKAYVQQLESSRLKLTQLEQELQRARQQGVFISSSGDQAHSMSGNGAMAFDAEYARWLEEQNRQINELRAAVNSHAGDTELCMIIDGVMAHYDEIFRLKANAAKADVFHLLSGMWKTPAERCFLWLGGFRSSELLKLLVNQLEPLTEQQLVGITNLQQSSQQAEDALSQGMEALQQSLSETLSTGSLGSSGSSGNVANYMGQMAMAMGKLGTLEGFIKQADNLRQQTLQQIHRILTTRQSARALLAIHDYFSRLRALSSLWLARPRD; this is encoded by the exons ACTCAATTTTAGACTCACTTAAAGTAAGTAGCCAGACAATTTCTCGAGGTGTTATTCAACTTGGTTCCTTTGACAAG ttgccaACTTCACTTGACAAAAGCATATTAACAAACCAAACAGAGCAGCAAAGCTTGCAATTCCAAAAGGTTCAAACATCAACTTTGGTTACTGTTGATACAGAACACCAGGAAGAGTTTGCCATGGCTGATGCCAGTCCTAGAACTGATATTTCTACAGATGCTGACACCGACGATAAGAATCCACAG TTTGATAGAAGTCAGGCCCTTGCTGCTGTGGCTTCTGACTCCAGTGACAGATCAAAAGATAAAACAGATCAGAAG ACTCTCCGCAGGCTTGCTCAGAATCGTGAGGCTGCAAGAAAAAGCCGACTGAGAAAGAAA GCTTATGTTCAACAGCTGGAAAGTAGTCGTTTAAAGCTGACCCAACTGGAGCAAGAGCTTCAGCGAGCTAGGCAGCAG GGAGTCTTTATATCGAGTTCAGGTGATCAAGCGCATTCAATGAGTGGAAATG GGGCCATGGCATTTGATGCAGAATATGCAAGGTGGCTGGAAGAGCAGAATCGACAAATAAATGAGCTAAGAGCAGCTGTAAATTCTCACGCAGGTGATACAGAACTCTGCATGATTATCGATGGTGTAATGGCACATTATGATGAGATATTTAGACTGAAGGCCAATGCAGCTAAGGCTGATGTCTTCCATTTGTTGTCTGGCATGTGGAAAACACCAGCCGAGAGGTGTTTCCTATGGCTTGGAGGTTTTCGGTCTTCTGAACTCCTAAAG CTGCTGGTAAATCAGTTGGAACCTCTGACAGAGCAGCAGTTAGTGGGTATCACAAACTTGCAGCAATCTTCCCAACAGGCTGAAGATGCATTGTCTCAGGGTATGGAAGCATTGCAGCAGTCCCTTTCGGAGACATTATCCACTGGATCACTTGGCTCCTCTGGTTCATCAGGGAATGTGGCAAATTACATGGGTCAAATGGCTATGGCCATGGGCAAATTAGGGACACTTGAGGGGTTCATTAAGCAG GCTGATAATCTGCGCCAGCAAACACTGCAACAAATTCATCGGATACTGACAACCCGGCAATCTGCTCGTGCACTGCTAGCAATACATGACTACTTTTCTAGGCTGCGTGCTCTTAGCTCTCTTTGGCTTGCTCGCCCAAGAGACTGA